The segment ACGTTCTAAATACGGAACAAAACGTCCTAAACCAGGAGCTGCTCCTGCAGCAGACGCAAAAGGTAAAAAGAAAAAATAATTTAGTAGCTAAGAAAAGAAGCGATAGATTACAATGAGAAAATCAAAACCAAAAAAACGCATTTTAACTCCTGATCCAAAGTTCAACGATACTTTGGTTACAAGGTTTGTAAATAATATGATGTGGAGTGGAAAGAAAAATACTTCTTTCGCTATATTTTATGAAGCATTAGATAAAGTAGAAGCTAAATTACAAGAGCGCGGAATCGATGTTTGGAAAAAAGCATTAAATAATGTAATGCCTTCAGTAGAAGTAAAAGCTCGTAGAGTGGGTGGTTCTACTTTTCAAATTCCAATTGAAGTTCCTGCTGACAGAAAAGTAGCAGTAGGTATGAAATGGATGATTTTATACAGCCGCAGACGTAGTGAAAAATCTATGTCAGATAAATTGGCTGCTGAAATTATAGCTGCTTCTAAAAATGAAGGTGCTTCAGTAAAGAAAAGAGAAGATACACATAAAATGGCTGATGCCAATAAAGCGTTCTCTCATTTTAAAATATCATAATAAATAAATAAGGGTAAACAAAATGTCTCGCGACTTAAAACTAACAAGAAATATAGGAATTGCAGCTCACATTGATGCAGGTAAAACTACTACAACTGAGCGTATATTATACTATTCTGGTGTTAACCATAAAATTGGTGAAGTACATGATGGTGCTTCTACAATGGACTGGATGGTACAGGAAGCTGAACGTGGTATAACAATCACTTCTGCTGCCACTACTGTGCCTTGGGCATACAGAGGTAACAAATACCAAATTAATATTATTGATACTCCTGGTCACGTTGATTTTACTGTAGAAGTAAATCGTTCATTACGTGTATTAGATGGTTTAGTTTTCTTATTTAGTGCTGTTGATGGTGTTGAGCCTCAATCAGAAACTAACTGGAGATTAGCCAATAACTATAACGTAGCTCGTTTAGGCTTCGTTAATAAAATGGACCGCTCTGGTGCCGATTTCTTAAACGTGGTAAAACAGGTTAAAGAAATGTTAGGTAGCAATGCAGTTCCTTTACAATTACCAATCGGTGCTGAAGATGGTTTCAAAGGAGTTGTTGATTTAATCAACTTCCGTGGAATGGTTTGGAATGAGCACGATAAAGGTATGACTTTCCAAGAAATTCCTATTCCTGAAGATATGATGGAAGAATCTCTTATGTGGAGAGAGAAATTGTTAGAAGCAGTTTCTGAGTATGATGATAAGTTGATGGAGAAATTCTTTGAAGATCCAACCAGCATATCAGAAAGAGAAATATTAGATGCATTAAGAGCTGCTGTTATTGATATGAAAATTGTTCCAATGTTATGTGGTTCATCTTTCAAAAATAAAGGCGTTCAAACCATGTTAGACTTAGTAATGGAATTATTACCAAGTCCAATGGATAAACAAAGTGTAACAGGTATTAATCCTGATACTAATGAAGAAGTAACACGTAAACCTTCTTATGATGAACCTTTTGCAGCGTTAGCTTTTAAAATTGCAACAGATCCATTTGTAGGCCGCTTAGCTTTCATGCGTGCATATTCAGGTAAATTAGATGCAGGTTCATACGTATTAAATACACGTAGTGGAAATAAAGAACGTATTTCTCGTATTTTCCAAATGCATGCTAACAAGCAAAATCCTATTGATAGTTTGGGTGCTGGAGATATTGGAGCAGCTGTAGGATTTAAAGATATAAAAACTGGAGATACTTTGTGTGATGAGAAATTCCCTATCGTATTAGAGTCGATGGATTTCCCTGAACCGGTTATTGGATTAGCTGTTGAGCCTAAAACCCAAGCAGATTCAGATAAATTAGGTATGGCTTTAGCGAAATTAGCTGAAGAGGATCCTACATTTAAAGTAAAAACAGATGAAGAAACAGGTCAAACTGTAATTTCAGGAATGGGTGAATTACACTTAGAAATTATTGTTGATCGTTTAAGAAGAGAATTTAAAGTTGAAGTTAACCAAGGAGCACCACAGGTTTCTTACAAAGAAACAATTACTGTTCCGGTTACTCACAGAGAGTCATATAAAAAACAATCAGGTGGTAGAGGTAAGTTTGCTGATATTCAATTTGAATTAATCCCAGGCGATCCAGAAAAACCAGGATTGGAATTTGTAAACCAAATTGTTGGTGGAGCTATTCCTAAAGAATTTATACCTTCTGTAGAAAAAGGTTTCAAAGGTGCAATGGCCAATGGTGTTTTAGCCGGCTATGCAGTTGAAAGTTTAAAAGTTCGTTTATTTGATGGTTCGTTCCACGCAGTGGATTCAGATTCATTATCTTTCGAATTAGCTGCAAGGATGGGTTTTAAAGAAGCATCAAGAAAAGCTAAACCAGTACTACTAGAGCCAATTATGAAATTAGAGGTGTTAACCCCTGAAGAAAATATGGGTGATGTAATAGGTGACTTGAACAGAAGACGTGGACAATTAGAGGGAATGGATAGCAGAGCAGGTTCACAAGTTGTGAAAGCAAAAGTACCTTTAGCAGAAATGTTTGGTTATGTTACTCAATTGAGAACTTTATCTTCAGGAAGAGCAACTTCTACAATGGAATTCAGCCATTACACTGAAGCTCCTAAGAATGTTCAAGATGAAATATTAGCAAAAATTAACGGAAAAGCAAAAGCTTAATAATAAATATTGTGAGCCAAAAAATAAGAATTAAGTTAAAAAGTTTCGATTATAATTTAGTTGACAAATCAGCTGAAAAAATCGTTAGAACTGTAAAAAGCACTGGAGCTGTAGTTAGTGGTCCAATTCCACTTCCAACCCAAAAGAAAATTTATACAGTTTTACGTTCGCCACACGTAAATAAAAAGGCACGTGAACAATTTCAATTGTGTTCATACAAACGCATACTTGATATTTATAGCAGTACAGCAAAAACTGTTGATGCATTAATGAAATTAGAGTTGCCAAGTGGGGTAGACGTAGAAATTAAAGTTTGATCAATTAATTAAAGAAATTTAGACAGCGTATAATTATGTCAGGATTGATAGGAAGAAAAATAGGAATGACCAGTGTTTTCAATAAAGACGGTAAGCAAATGGCTTGTACGGTTATTGAAGTTGGACCTTGTGTTGTTACTCAGGTTAAAACTGAGCAAACAGACGGTTACAATGCTGTTCAGTTAGCGTATGGTGAAGCAAGAGAAAAAAACACACCCGCTGCGCGTAAAGGTATTTTCAAAAAAGCTAATACTACACCAAAACAAAAATTGGTTGAGTTCAAAGGTTTTGAAAATGCATTACAATTAGGTGAAGTTATTACTGCAGACTTATTTGCTGAAGGCGAATTTGTGGATGTAGTTGGTACTTCAAAAGGAAAAGGTTTTCAAGGTGTTGTAAAACGCCACGGTTTTGGTGGAGTTGGTATGGCTACACACGGACAACACGATAGACAAAGAGCTCCTGGTTCAATAGGTGCTTCTTCTGACCCTTCAAAAGTTATAAAAGGCATGAGAATGGCTGGTAGAATGGGTGGTGTTAGAGTTAAGAAAACCAATCTTGAAATTTTAAAAGTTATAAAAGATCAGAATCTTTTGGTTATAAAGGGGTCTATTCCTGGTGCTAAAGGTTCATTTATATTATTGGAGAAATAGGACAGATGGAATTAGCAGTATTTAACACAACAGGAACAGAAACAGGTCGTAAAGTTACTCTAAGTCAAGATGTATTTGGAATTGAGCCTAACGATCATGCAATATATTTAGATGTAAAACAGTTTTTAGCTAACCAACGTCAAGGTACACACTCTTCATTAGAGCGTAGCATGGTAAGTGGTTCAACTAAAAAATTACATCGCCAAAAAGGAACAGGTGGATCTCGTAAAGGTAGTATCAAATCAGGTACTCGTGTTGGTGGAGCCAGAATATTTGGACCACAACCAAGAGATTACAGTTTCAAATTGAACAAAAAATTAAAGCAATTGGCTCGTAAGTCAGCTTTAGCTTATAAAGCAAAAGAAAATAACATTACCGTGTTAGAGAACTTTAGTTTTGATGCTCCAAAAACAAAGAATTTTGTAAATATTTTAAATAGCTTAAAATTAAACAATACAAAAACTTTAATTGTAATTGGTGACTATAACGAGTTTATCTATCGCTCTAGCCGTAACTTACCAAAATCAAAAGTGGTAACTGCGGGCGATGTTAATACCTACGAAATTTTAAATGCTCAAAAGGTAATTTTACTTGAAAATTC is part of the Bacteroidota bacterium genome and harbors:
- the rpsG gene encoding 30S ribosomal protein S7; the protein is MRKSKPKKRILTPDPKFNDTLVTRFVNNMMWSGKKNTSFAIFYEALDKVEAKLQERGIDVWKKALNNVMPSVEVKARRVGGSTFQIPIEVPADRKVAVGMKWMILYSRRRSEKSMSDKLAAEIIAASKNEGASVKKREDTHKMADANKAFSHFKIS
- the fusA gene encoding elongation factor G, encoding MSRDLKLTRNIGIAAHIDAGKTTTTERILYYSGVNHKIGEVHDGASTMDWMVQEAERGITITSAATTVPWAYRGNKYQINIIDTPGHVDFTVEVNRSLRVLDGLVFLFSAVDGVEPQSETNWRLANNYNVARLGFVNKMDRSGADFLNVVKQVKEMLGSNAVPLQLPIGAEDGFKGVVDLINFRGMVWNEHDKGMTFQEIPIPEDMMEESLMWREKLLEAVSEYDDKLMEKFFEDPTSISEREILDALRAAVIDMKIVPMLCGSSFKNKGVQTMLDLVMELLPSPMDKQSVTGINPDTNEEVTRKPSYDEPFAALAFKIATDPFVGRLAFMRAYSGKLDAGSYVLNTRSGNKERISRIFQMHANKQNPIDSLGAGDIGAAVGFKDIKTGDTLCDEKFPIVLESMDFPEPVIGLAVEPKTQADSDKLGMALAKLAEEDPTFKVKTDEETGQTVISGMGELHLEIIVDRLRREFKVEVNQGAPQVSYKETITVPVTHRESYKKQSGGRGKFADIQFELIPGDPEKPGLEFVNQIVGGAIPKEFIPSVEKGFKGAMANGVLAGYAVESLKVRLFDGSFHAVDSDSLSFELAARMGFKEASRKAKPVLLEPIMKLEVLTPEENMGDVIGDLNRRRGQLEGMDSRAGSQVVKAKVPLAEMFGYVTQLRTLSSGRATSTMEFSHYTEAPKNVQDEILAKINGKAKA
- the rpsJ gene encoding 30S ribosomal protein S10 — encoded protein: MSQKIRIKLKSFDYNLVDKSAEKIVRTVKSTGAVVSGPIPLPTQKKIYTVLRSPHVNKKAREQFQLCSYKRILDIYSSTAKTVDALMKLELPSGVDVEIKV
- the rplC gene encoding 50S ribosomal protein L3; translation: MSGLIGRKIGMTSVFNKDGKQMACTVIEVGPCVVTQVKTEQTDGYNAVQLAYGEAREKNTPAARKGIFKKANTTPKQKLVEFKGFENALQLGEVITADLFAEGEFVDVVGTSKGKGFQGVVKRHGFGGVGMATHGQHDRQRAPGSIGASSDPSKVIKGMRMAGRMGGVRVKKTNLEILKVIKDQNLLVIKGSIPGAKGSFILLEK
- the rplD gene encoding 50S ribosomal protein L4 encodes the protein MELAVFNTTGTETGRKVTLSQDVFGIEPNDHAIYLDVKQFLANQRQGTHSSLERSMVSGSTKKLHRQKGTGGSRKGSIKSGTRVGGARIFGPQPRDYSFKLNKKLKQLARKSALAYKAKENNITVLENFSFDAPKTKNFVNILNSLKLNNTKTLIVIGDYNEFIYRSSRNLPKSKVVTAGDVNTYEILNAQKVILLENSLGVIDNLFNKVK